The Breoghania sp. L-A4 sequence GGAATCCCGACAGGGCGTAGATCTGCACGGTGGTGCGCGCCACCGGCACGCCCATCAGCCGGGCGGTCTGCACGCCGCCGCCCAGCGCGTAGACATTGGTGCCAAAGCGGGTGCGGTGGGCCAGGATCGCGCCCAGCGCGAAGACCGCCAGCATGGCGCCGCCGATCAGCGTCAGCCGCCCCTTGCCCGGCATCAGCCAGTAGGTCTTCTGCAGCGTGTCGTAGAAGTCGTGGTCGATGGGGACGGAATCGATGGTCAGCACATAGGCCATGCCGCGGGCCAGGAACATGCCCGCCAGCGTGACGATGAAGGGCGGCATCTCCAGCACGTGGATCAGCCCGCCCATGGCCGCGCCGAACAGGGTCGTGACGATCAGCAGCAGCGCAAACACGGTGAGCGGATGCAGGCTCGTGTCGCGCAGCACGACGGCGATGAAGACACCGGAAAAGGCGATCACCGAGCCGATCGACAGATCGATGCCGCCGGACAGGATCACGAAGGTCATGCCGACGGCGGCGATGCCGAGGAAGGCGTTGTCGGTCAGCAGGTTGCCGATGACGCG is a genomic window containing:
- the yjfF gene encoding galactofuranose ABC transporter, permease protein YjfF, whose translation is MTARSLPLLATLAIFLAAYAVCYLQFPAMLSTRVIGNLLTDNAFLGIAAVGMTFVILSGGIDLSIGSVIAFSGVFIAVVLRDTSLHPLTVFALLLIVTTLFGAAMGGLIHVLEMPPFIVTLAGMFLARGMAYVLTIDSVPIDHDFYDTLQKTYWLMPGKGRLTLIGGAMLAVFALGAILAHRTRFGTNVYALGGGVQTARLMGVPVARTTVQIYALSGFLAGLAGIVFSIYTSAGYSLATVGVELDAIAAVVIGGTLLTGGSGFVAGTLIGVLIMGLIQTYIIFDGTLSSWWTKIVIGVLLFAFIGLQKGLVWITSRESLKTARSPLRRAHNEAGVT